The following proteins are encoded in a genomic region of Tigriopus californicus strain San Diego chromosome 6, Tcal_SD_v2.1, whole genome shotgun sequence:
- the LOC131881713 gene encoding uncharacterized protein LOC131881713 codes for MQSIQLGIMFIAFLLRSCSSQVDFDANSFVEPVASTEIGRFCQNAIFISCQQVNVDLSAIRSGNTLTLPEGTQVQQKSLFPGSENNLVTAFYDSQDQKASLTITFSQDPDTVRVSGVIRVEDKVFNLVRCSLNNHACVALVEEEVKHLEDSGHELEDLEVPLERPVDRSTGTYQTDSDGNIIATVKVYFTLEFAKIELDIVGYVNNMIATANVGYMNSNIPFRLQLWCVELLEGVDESLLMPQLLPTLTTIKGDVTTLLDSADFAFVLLGERTDYCGRAYIGSLALPISIAQHSCAINSFSFGHEIGHNFGCRHNRESYQTGSSLPGYAFGYYFANAPFRTVLGKLVSGRTRINYFSNPNVSYQGHSTGTNASDCARQILENRIAYASIGSESQTCVTATIDGGWTEWSEWSCPAGCGQSAASQRTRDCINPPPLNGGSICQGPDFEMVNAPCSMPNACNCTNLRDNSYCEGFSWACQSTPSNVAIMLKNCRDTCNFCIDGIDGQWSVWSDDWSECNCATGTRSRKRVCNNPAPFQSGLYCLGNDTQTEACTGTNCSTWSTWGEWGDCQWPCGDSFRNRTRSCSTTESNCQGSSMEAKACNEAPCDPDCHDTYGWQWGRCEGIALRNWCSHFESTCHRTCGSCLWARPQCIDFFSNCEDAANPTACAGDLGTSMDSGCRDSCGLCPVNGGWSNWEEAGPCTDGTRLMTRTCTNPAPAHEGDFCLGNSTSIVPCAT; via the exons ATGCAGTCCATTCAACTTGGGATCATGTTTATTGCGTTCCTTTTACGGTCCTGTTCTTCTCA GGTTGACTTTGATGCCAATTCTTTCGTCGAACCTGTTGCTTCTACTGAAATTGGTCGATTTTGccaaaacgcaattttcatcTCTTGCCAACAAGTGAACGTGGACCTGAGCGCAATTCGAAGTGGCAACACCCTGACTCTTCCCGAAGGAACCCAAGTCCAAcaaaagagcctttttccTG GATCTGAAAACAATTTGGTCACGGCATTTTATGACTCCCAAGACCAGAAGGCGTCCTTGACCATCACATTCAGCCAGGACCCTGATACGGTGCGTGTATCTGGCGTTATCCGGGTCGAGGAtaaggttttcaatttggtTCGTTGCTCATTGAACAACCATGCTTGCGTTGCCTTGGTTGAAGAGGAGGTCAAACATCTTGAAGATTCGGGGCATGAACTCGAGGATTTAGAG GTACCGCTTGAAAGACCCGTTGATCGTTCTACGGGAACGTATCAAACCGATAGTGATGGGAACATCATAGCCACTGTGAAGGTGTACTTCACTCTTGAGTTTGCTAAAATAGAGCTGGATATTGTTGGCTATGTCAATAACATGATAGCCACCGCCAATGTTGGTTATATGAACTCAAACATCCCATTTCGATTGCAACTTTGGTGCGTTGAGCTCCTGGAAGGAGTCGACGAGAGTCTCCTGATGCCGCAACTTTTGCCAACCCTGACCACAATCAAAGGAGACGTTACTACTCTGCTTGACTCTGCAGACTTTGCTTTCGTTCTATTAGGTGAACGTACAGACTATTGCGGTAGAGCATACATTGGATCTTTGGCCTTGCCCATAAGTATTGCTCAACATTCTTGCGCAATAAATAGCTTTTCTTTCGGTCATGAAATTGGCCACAACTTTGGCTGCAGGCACAACCGAGAGTCGTACCAGACTGGTAGCAGTCTTCCTGGTTATGCTTTTGGTTATTACTTCGCCAATGCACCATTCAGAACGGTCCTCGG AAAATTGGTTAGCGGTCGCACTCGAATTAATTACTTCTCTAACCCGAACGTGAGTTACCAAGGCCATTCTACTGGAACCAATGCCTCGGATTGTGCCCGACAGATCTTGGAAAATAGAATTGCATATGCCAGCATTGGATCCGAGAGTCAAACATGTG TGACGGCAACTATTGATGGAGGATGGACTGAATGGTCAGAATGGTCCTGCCCAGCTGGTTGTGGCCAATCGGCTGCCAGCCAAAGAACCCGGGACTGTATCAACCCACCCCCATTGAACGGAGGCTCCATTTGCCAAGGACCTGACTTTGAAATGGTGAACGCCCCTTGCTCTATGCCAAATGCTTGTAATTGCACCAATCTACGCGACAATTCATATTGTGAGGGATTTTCATGGGCTTGTCAATCAACTCCAAGTAATGTCGCCATTATGTTAAAAAATTGTCGAGACACGTGTAACTTTTGCATTGATG GCATTGATGGACAATGGTCTGTGTGGTCTGATGACTGGTCTGAGTGCAATTGCGCCACAGGGACACGTTCTCGCAAGCGGGTCTGCAACAATCCCGCTCCATTCCAATCCGGACTCTATTGCCTTGGAAATGACACTCAAACCGAGGCATGCACGGGAACCAATTGCTCTACCTGGTCTACCTGGGGCGAATGGGGTGATTGTCAGTGGCCTTGTGGAGACTCCTTTCGTAATCGGACGCGATCTTGCTCGACCACGGAATCCAATTGCCAAGGGTCCTCAATGGAAGCAAAGGCGTGCAATGAAGCTCCTTGTGATCCCG ATTGCCATGATACTTATGGATGGCAATGGGGAAGATGTGAAGGAATTGCTCTCAGGAATTGGTGCTCTCATTTCGAAAGTACTTGCCACAGGACTTGTGGCTCATGTCTCTGGG CTCGTCCTCAATGCATCgactttttttctaattgtGAAGACGCAGCGAATCCAACAGCTTGCGCTGGAGACCTGGGGACTTCCATGGATAGCGGTTGCAGGGACAGTTGCGGCCTATGCCCGG TAAACGGTGGATGGTCGAACTGGGAGGAGGCAGGACCTTGCACCGATGGAACCCGTCTCATGACCCGGACTTGTACTAACCCTGCCCCGGCTCATGAAGGAGATTTCTGCCTCGGGAATAGCACGTCAATTGTACCATGTGCAACTTAA